In one Rutidosis leptorrhynchoides isolate AG116_Rl617_1_P2 chromosome 8, CSIRO_AGI_Rlap_v1, whole genome shotgun sequence genomic region, the following are encoded:
- the LOC139862704 gene encoding DNA-directed RNA polymerase V subunit 5C, producing the protein MAARSSKAGLGYVSPTKTTHSGENTTCILNKADAGPPESHRYFLARRTVLQMLRDRGCVIDDSDLNRSLSEFRSAFGDQPDPDQLRICAPLSSKPSKKILAIFCGAEEINKAKAIGILLNVMNKESLHRIILVLQGKMNHYARKEFDSCQVKVEFFPITELFVNITTHAAAPKHEILTTEEKEQLLLKYKLSDKQLPYMLESDAFARYYGLEKKQVVKFTYNSKITGLFVTYRCVI; encoded by the exons ATGGCGGCACGCAGCAGCAAAGCAGGACTAGGTTACGTTAGTCCAACCAAAACCACTCATTCCGGTGAAAACACAACCTGCATTCTCAACAAAGCCGATGCCGGACCACCGGAGAGCCACCGTTACTTTCTTGCACGCCGAACTGTTCTCCAAATGTTACGAGACAGAGGTTGTGTAATCGATGATTCCGACCTCAATCGCTCTCTCTCCGAGTTTCGCTCCGCTTTTGGTGACCAGCCGGATCCGGATCAGCTCCGTATTTGCGCTCCGTTATCCTCTAAACCTTCTAAAAAG ATTTTGGCTATTTTCTGTGGGGCAGAGGAGATAAACAAAGCAAAAGCTATAGGAATTCTACTCAATGTGATGAACAAAGAGAGCCTGCACCGTATTATCCTTGTTTTGCAGGGCAAAATGAACCACTATGCTCGAAAAGAGTTTGATTCATGCCAAGTCAAAGTGGAATTTTTCCCA attactGAGCTGTTTGTAAACATCACAACACATGCTGCTGCGCCAAAACATGAAATATTGACTACTGAAGAGAAAGAGCAGTTGCTTTTGAAATATAAACTTTCTGACAAGCAG CTTCCATATATGTTGGAGAGTGATGCTTTTGCAAGATACTATGGACTCGAGAAGAAACAGGTGGTGAAATTCACGTATAACAGCAAAATAACCGGTTTATTTGTCACTTATCGCTGCGTAATCTGA
- the LOC139864157 gene encoding lysine-specific demethylase JMJ13-like, whose translation MPKKMNKNKLQKMSISKCKKLNMQSLQASKSTTHNKSCMLKNPNEFRADHGRNISDNLEWLNEITECPVYHPSFEEFEDPLRYIQKISPQASKYGVCKIVPPLISTTPIGAVINNEKPGFRFTPKVQPLRIAKWTTNDKNTFFDSRKSYSVRDFEVMANKASANRYSLSGCLPSAYVEREFWVEMTRGKKGTVEYGVNVDGSAFSSSSNDHLANSKWNLKKLSRLPRSPLRLMENDVPGVTDPMLYIGMLFSMFAWHVEDHYLYSINYHHCGAPKTWYGVPGSSADEFEKVVQHYVYTKEILSVYGTNGAFEMLAEKTTMFPPYILLHNHVPVYRVVQLPGEFVVTFPRAYHAGFSHGFNCGEAVNFAAGDWFPFGGAANEIYASLRKKPIIPYEEILCKEAIYLSSRRRKKDGNFDNDSSSERSVKTAFASLIQNYDGAILSLDPSLYISSNLKETISCTICKRDCYVAHVSCKCHADPMCVFHGKELSDCHCGSQRFVSTRVDLTEMKKIAKKFEEQLIMEAGNEIKREKCNSRGCNQYFKCQNGLGRAEYKDTQFQQSNASERVGKRSRKQRTYSVKKSVTGDDDVAAPVNKTERKGKVGISSKKRTNSSLD comes from the exons ATGCCAAAGAAAATGAACAAGAACAAGTTGCAGAAGATGTCCATTTCTAAGTGTAAGAAACTTAATATGCAATCCCTTCAAGCAAGTAAATCCACCACACATAATAAGTCATGTATGTTAAAAAATCCAAATGAGTTTCGGGCTGATCATGGACGTAACATAAGTGATAATCTTGAATGGCTAAATGAGATTACAGAATGTCCGGTTTATCATCCTTCATTCGAGGAATTTGAAGATCCGCTACGGTATATTCAGAAAATTTCACCACAAGCATCAAAATATG GAGTATGCAAGATTGTTCCACCCTTAATCTCTACTACCCCAATTGGTGCTGTAATAAACAATGAGAAACCGGGTTTCAGATTCACACCAAAGGTGCAGCCACTTCGTATCGCTAAGTGGACTACGAATGACAAGAACACATTCTTCGATAGTCGAAA AAGCTACTCTGTACGTGATTTTGAGGTAATGGCGAATAAGGCGTCTGCTAATAGATATTCTTTATCGGGGTGTCTTCCATCTGCATACGTGGAACGAGAATTTTGGGTTGAGATGACACGTGGCAAGAAAGGAACAGTTGAATATGGAGTGAATGTAGATGGCAGTGCATTCTCATCTTCATCTAATGATCATTTGGCAAACAGCAAATGGAACTTGAAG AAACTTTCGAGGCTGCCAAGATCACCACTGCGTTTGATGGAAAATGATGTTCCA GGTGTTACGGATCCCATGCTGTACATTGGTATGCTCTTTAGTATGTTCGCGTGGCATGTCGAAGATCACTATTTGTATAG CATAAATTATCATCATTGTGGGGCACCAAAAACATGGTATGGAGTTCCTGGTAGTTCTGCTGATGAATTTGAAAAAGTTGTCCAACATTATGTTTACACTAAAGAAATTTTATCGGTCTATGGAACGAATGGAGCTTTTGAGATGCTCGCGGAGAAAACGACAATGTTTCCTCCATATATATTGTTGCATAATCACGTCCCGGTTTACAGAGTTGTGCAACTACCAGGGGAGTTTGTCGTCACCTTCCCTAGAGCATATCATGCTGGTTTTAGTCATG GTTTCAATTGTGGGGAGGCAGTGAATTTCGCAGCGGGTGATTGGTTTCCATTTGGTGGGGCCGCAAACGAGATATATGCAAGTCTTCGAAAGAAACCGATTATTCCTTATGAAGAAATCCTCTGCAAAGAAGCTATATATCTTTCCTCAAGGAGACGTAAAAAAGATGGTAACTTTGACAACGATTCATCTTCTGAACGTTCGGTCAAGACCGCGTTTGCATCTCTTATACAAAACTACGATGGGGCCATTTTGTCATTAGACCCATCTCTTTATATCTCATCGAACCTCAAAGAAACCATAAGTTGCACCATCTGCAAAAGGGATTGTTATGTGGCTCACGTGAGTTGCAAATGTCATGCTGATCCTATGTGTGTTTTTCACGGTAAAGAACTTTCTGATTGTCATTGTGGGAGTCAACGTTTTGTGTCAACGAGAGTTGATCTAACCGAAATGAAAAAGATTGCAAAAAAGTTTGAAGAACAATTAATTATGGAAGCAGGGAATGAAATAAAACGCGAGAAATGTAATTCACGTGGCTGCAATCAATATTTTAAG TGTCAAAATGGACTGGGTCGGGCTGAATATAAGGATACACAGTTTCAACAAAGTAATGCAAGTGAAAGAGTTGGTAAAAGATCAAGAAAACAAAGGACCTATTCTGTGAAGAAAAGTGTTACAGGTGATGATGATGTGGCGGCACCTGTGAATAAGACCGAGAGGAAGGGCAAAGTGGGAATTTCATCCAAGAAGCGGACAAATTCAAGTCTAGACTAA